One stretch of Lacrimispora sphenoides DNA includes these proteins:
- a CDS encoding DUF4091 domain-containing protein encodes MSDYSFYESGIIERPACANDHIEPFLDHKIPHLWSYYCTAQCVDVANRFMAMPSARNRVYGLQVYKYGIEGILHWGFNFYNSAFSLRHLNPYEVTDCDGSFPSGDAFLVYPGPDGVPEESIRLMVLYEAIQDHRALKLLEQYIGKEAVIELLEEDLSEPITFRSYPKSNAYFMGVKNKINRMIKKYI; translated from the coding sequence CTGTCCGATTATTCCTTTTATGAATCCGGCATAATAGAACGTCCGGCCTGTGCCAATGACCACATAGAGCCGTTCTTAGACCATAAGATTCCCCATTTATGGAGCTACTACTGCACCGCACAGTGCGTGGACGTCGCCAACCGTTTCATGGCAATGCCCTCTGCAAGGAACCGGGTTTACGGCCTTCAGGTATATAAATATGGGATTGAGGGAATCCTTCACTGGGGATTCAATTTCTATAATTCCGCATTTTCCCTCCGCCACTTAAACCCTTATGAGGTGACAGACTGTGATGGGAGTTTCCCTTCCGGTGATGCCTTCCTTGTTTATCCGGGGCCTGACGGTGTTCCGGAGGAATCCATACGCCTTATGGTTCTTTACGAAGCCATACAGGATCACAGGGCACTAAAGCTGTTAGAGCAGTATATTGGAAAAGAGGCTGTCATTGAGCTTTTGGAGGAAGATTTATCCGAACCCATCACCTTCCGTTCCTATCCGAAATCAAACGCCTATTTTATGGGGGTGAAAAATAAGATCAACCGGATGATTAAAAAATACATATAA
- the pth gene encoding aminoacyl-tRNA hydrolase, producing MYIIAGLGNPTREYEKTRHNVGFEAVDVLADKLDARVTEKKHKAFYGTGRIGLEKVILSKPQTFMNLSGESIRAMADFYKVEPDHIIIICDDINLTEGQLRIRSKGSAGGHNGLKNIISHLGTQEFLRIRVGVGEKPKEMDLADYVLGRFPREQAAIMDQAYKDAAEAAIMVVTEGAEAAMNHFNRKK from the coding sequence ATGTATATCATCGCAGGATTAGGAAACCCCACCAGGGAATATGAAAAAACCAGACACAATGTAGGGTTTGAGGCTGTGGACGTTCTGGCGGACAAACTGGATGCCAGGGTAACGGAAAAAAAGCACAAAGCATTTTATGGGACCGGAAGGATCGGATTGGAAAAGGTTATTTTATCAAAACCACAGACCTTTATGAACCTAAGCGGAGAGAGCATCCGGGCTATGGCGGATTTTTATAAGGTGGAGCCAGACCACATCATTATCATCTGTGATGACATCAACTTAACGGAAGGCCAGTTAAGAATCCGGTCAAAGGGAAGCGCCGGAGGCCATAACGGCTTAAAGAACATCATAAGCCATCTGGGAACTCAGGAATTTTTAAGGATCCGGGTGGGAGTTGGTGAAAAGCCAAAGGAAATGGACCTGGCAGACTATGTTTTAGGCCGTTTCCCCAGAGAACAGGCAGCGATCATGGACCAGGCGTACAAGGATGCAGCAGAAGCAGCTATTATGGTGGTTACAGAGGGAGCGGAAGCGGCGATGAACCATTTTAACAGGAAGAAGTAA